One genomic region from Ornithinicoccus hortensis encodes:
- a CDS encoding formimidoylglutamate deiminase, translating to MNADAPRPRYRDPAIGHERWHAAYAHLPDGLARDVLLVVDDGRFTRVQPGVPAAQAAVDGAERLPGVVVPGLANCHSHAFHRALRGRTHDGGGTFWTWREGMYAVSARLDPDSYLELARGVYAEIALSGVTAVGEFHYLHHGPDGVRYDEANAMGAALVEAAGQAGIRLTLLDTCYLAGGLTPEGHNPLAGPQLRFGDGDVDAWAQRVGALRDHTDGGAAHLRVGAAIHSVRAVPRGALGTVAGFTSGRSHAGDGGAPLHVHLSEQPAENESCRAAYGMTPTALLGAEGVLGPNLSAVHATHLTAQDIADLGDARATACFCPTTERDLADGIGPARALLDAGAALSLGSDQHAVIDLIEEARALEMHERLDTLQRGRFTPGQLLTAATAHGSIGWPDAGRIEVGARADLVAVRLDSVRTAGTDPGQILLAATAADVDTVVVDGQTIVSEGRHRLEGTSTLGSQLAAAIAPLWE from the coding sequence ATGAACGCCGACGCGCCCCGCCCCCGCTACCGCGACCCGGCGATCGGCCACGAACGCTGGCACGCGGCATACGCCCACCTGCCGGACGGGCTGGCCCGTGACGTGCTGCTGGTGGTGGACGACGGGCGGTTCACCCGGGTCCAGCCCGGCGTACCGGCGGCGCAGGCCGCGGTGGACGGTGCCGAGCGCCTCCCGGGGGTCGTGGTCCCGGGCCTGGCGAACTGCCACAGCCACGCCTTCCACCGGGCGCTGCGGGGGCGCACGCACGACGGCGGCGGCACCTTCTGGACCTGGCGGGAGGGGATGTATGCCGTGTCCGCGCGGCTGGACCCGGACTCCTACCTCGAACTCGCCCGGGGTGTCTACGCCGAGATTGCCCTCTCCGGGGTCACCGCGGTCGGGGAGTTCCACTACCTGCACCACGGCCCCGACGGCGTCCGCTACGACGAGGCCAACGCGATGGGCGCCGCCCTGGTCGAGGCGGCCGGCCAGGCCGGGATCCGTCTCACCTTGCTGGACACCTGCTACCTGGCCGGCGGGTTGACCCCGGAGGGCCACAACCCGTTGGCGGGCCCGCAGTTGCGGTTCGGCGACGGGGACGTGGACGCCTGGGCGCAGCGCGTCGGTGCCCTGCGGGACCACACCGACGGAGGTGCCGCCCACCTGCGGGTCGGGGCGGCCATCCACTCGGTGCGTGCCGTGCCGCGCGGGGCCCTCGGCACGGTCGCGGGCTTCACGTCGGGCCGGAGCCACGCGGGCGACGGCGGCGCACCACTGCACGTCCACCTGTCCGAGCAGCCGGCGGAGAACGAGTCGTGCCGGGCGGCCTACGGGATGACACCCACGGCGCTCCTCGGTGCGGAGGGGGTGCTCGGCCCGAACCTGTCCGCGGTGCACGCGACCCACCTCACCGCCCAGGACATCGCGGACCTCGGGGACGCCCGGGCGACCGCCTGCTTCTGCCCGACGACCGAACGGGACCTGGCCGACGGCATCGGCCCGGCGCGGGCGCTGCTGGACGCCGGTGCGGCGCTGTCCCTCGGCTCCGACCAGCACGCCGTCATCGACCTGATCGAGGAGGCCCGCGCGCTGGAGATGCACGAGCGGCTGGACACCCTGCAGCGCGGCCGGTTCACCCCGGGGCAGTTGCTCACGGCGGCCACCGCGCACGGCTCGATCGGCTGGCCCGACGCCGGCCGGATCGAGGTGGGCGCCCGTGCCGACCTGGTGGCGGTGCGGCTCGATTCCGTCCGCACCGCCGGCACCGACCCCGGGCAGATCCTGCTCGCGGCCACCGCCGCTGACGTCGACACCGTGGTGGTCGACGGGCAGACCATCGTCTCGGAGGGCCGGCACCGGCTGGAGGGCACCAGCACCCTCGGCTCACAGTTGGCCGCTGCGATCGCACCGCTGTGGGAGTGA
- a CDS encoding allantoate amidohydrolase translates to MSTETSSAAFDRMWTDLEPVGRAGSGGYRRFAWTREDHTLREWFAGECAARGLDLVEDRMGNQWAWWGDPDAAPRQGIAIGSHLDSVPDGGAYDGPLGVVSALAVVDALRAQGRSPGRPLAVVNFVDEEGARFGVACAGSRVITGAMTRERALGLTDADGTSMAEALRAAGRDPEGIGPDPETLRRVGAFVELHVEQGRGLVDLDLPVAVASDIWPHGRWRFDFPGEANHAGTTRLEDRRDAMLGYADLVLTARHVATQQGCVATVGKVAVEPGGVNAIPSHVTGWLDSRGADPEAVRATVAELTARAADFGATVTEESWTPSTAFDTALSDRLRHTLGSATELSVPVLGTGAGHDAGILATAGVPSAMLFVRNPTGVSHSPAEHAERDDCHAGVEALTACVADLVGGAPDAGS, encoded by the coding sequence GTGAGCACCGAGACGAGCAGCGCGGCCTTCGACCGGATGTGGACCGACCTCGAGCCGGTAGGCAGGGCCGGGTCCGGGGGATACCGACGGTTCGCCTGGACCCGGGAGGACCACACGCTGCGGGAGTGGTTCGCCGGGGAGTGCGCGGCCCGCGGGCTGGACCTGGTCGAGGACCGGATGGGCAACCAGTGGGCCTGGTGGGGCGATCCGGACGCGGCGCCCAGACAGGGGATCGCGATCGGCTCGCACCTGGACTCGGTGCCGGACGGCGGGGCCTACGACGGACCGCTCGGGGTGGTCTCGGCGCTGGCCGTGGTCGACGCGCTGCGCGCGCAGGGGCGCTCGCCAGGCCGGCCGCTCGCGGTCGTCAACTTCGTGGACGAGGAGGGTGCCCGGTTCGGCGTGGCCTGCGCCGGGTCCCGGGTGATCACCGGCGCGATGACCCGCGAGCGGGCGCTGGGGCTCACCGATGCCGACGGCACCTCGATGGCCGAGGCGCTGCGGGCGGCCGGCCGCGACCCCGAGGGGATCGGGCCCGACCCGGAGACGCTGCGCCGGGTCGGAGCCTTCGTCGAGCTGCACGTCGAGCAGGGGCGCGGCCTGGTCGACCTGGACCTGCCGGTGGCCGTGGCCAGCGACATCTGGCCGCACGGCCGGTGGCGGTTCGACTTCCCCGGGGAGGCCAACCACGCCGGCACCACCCGGTTGGAGGACCGCCGCGACGCGATGCTGGGCTACGCCGACCTGGTGCTCACCGCCCGTCACGTCGCGACCCAGCAGGGCTGCGTCGCCACCGTCGGGAAGGTCGCCGTCGAGCCGGGTGGGGTCAATGCCATCCCGAGCCACGTGACGGGCTGGTTGGACAGCCGCGGTGCCGACCCCGAGGCGGTGCGGGCCACCGTGGCCGAACTGACCGCCCGGGCCGCCGACTTCGGGGCGACCGTCACGGAGGAGTCCTGGACGCCCTCGACCGCCTTCGACACCGCCCTGTCCGACCGGCTGCGCCACACCCTGGGCAGCGCCACCGAGCTGAGCGTCCCGGTGCTCGGCACCGGCGCGGGCCACGACGCCGGGATCCTGGCCACCGCCGGGGTGCCCTCGGCGATGCTCTTCGTCCGCAACCCCACGGGCGTCTCGCACAGCCCTGCCGAGCACGCCGAGCGGGACGACTGCCACGCCGGCGTCGAGGCGCTCACCGCGTGCGTGGCCGACCTGGTCGGTGGCGCACCGGATGCGGGATCATGA
- a CDS encoding aminoacyl-tRNA deacylase, with protein MSEERAVAAVEASGIPYAVTRHGRVSSLEEAAAARGVEPRDLVKTLVVRRAADDYLFVLVPGDREISWPKLRALLGVNRVSMPDAAAALAGTGYERGTITPFGSTTAWPVVADASLLEPPGRTISLGGGAHGVGLTVPAAETLEALDARVADVTSVSGAGQP; from the coding sequence ATGAGCGAAGAGCGCGCGGTCGCCGCGGTCGAGGCGTCCGGGATCCCGTATGCCGTCACCCGCCACGGGAGGGTGAGCAGCCTAGAGGAGGCGGCCGCCGCCCGCGGGGTGGAACCGCGGGACCTGGTCAAGACCCTCGTGGTGCGGCGGGCCGCGGACGACTACCTGTTCGTCCTGGTCCCCGGGGACCGGGAGATCTCCTGGCCCAAGCTGCGCGCGCTGCTCGGGGTGAACCGGGTGTCCATGCCGGATGCCGCCGCGGCGCTGGCGGGCACCGGCTACGAACGGGGCACCATCACCCCGTTCGGCTCGACGACCGCCTGGCCGGTGGTCGCCGACGCCAGCCTGCTCGAGCCGCCGGGCCGGACCATCTCGCTCGGGGGCGGGGCGCACGGGGTCGGCCTGACCGTGCCGGCCGCGGAGACGCTGGAGGCCCTCGACGCGCGGGTGGCGGACGTGACGTCGGTCTCAGGTGCGGGTCAGCCATGA
- a CDS encoding VOC family protein yields the protein MQTRIDHLVLAGPDLAELVDHVTGRTGVAPVDGGPHVGLGTRNALLGLGGMRYLELVAPDPDQPEPERPRPFGIDRLTAPRLVGWSVRTHEMDDLLAAARRSGYDPRAAVPMSRVRPDGETLTWRVTPTEGGLDGILPFLIDWGETPHPTEGLPLVELVTLNVFHPDLAAVTAGLKAMRLRTGAPVRLESGPRRLSATLNTAEGRIELG from the coding sequence ATGCAGACACGGATCGACCACCTCGTCCTGGCCGGTCCCGACCTGGCGGAACTCGTGGACCACGTCACCGGACGCACCGGCGTCGCGCCCGTGGACGGCGGCCCGCACGTCGGGCTGGGGACCCGCAACGCCCTGCTCGGGCTCGGGGGGATGCGCTACCTGGAACTGGTGGCCCCCGATCCCGACCAGCCGGAGCCGGAACGGCCGCGACCGTTCGGGATCGACCGGCTCACCGCCCCCCGACTGGTCGGGTGGTCGGTGCGCACGCACGAGATGGACGACCTGCTCGCCGCCGCGCGCCGCTCCGGCTACGACCCCCGTGCTGCCGTCCCGATGAGCCGGGTGCGGCCCGACGGCGAGACGCTGACCTGGCGGGTCACCCCCACCGAGGGCGGTCTGGACGGCATCCTGCCGTTCCTCATCGACTGGGGCGAGACGCCCCACCCGACCGAGGGGCTCCCGCTCGTCGAACTGGTCACCCTCAACGTGTTCCACCCGGACCTGGCGGCGGTGACCGCTGGGCTCAAGGCGATGCGGCTGCGCACCGGCGCACCGGTGCGGCTCGAGTCCGGCCCGCGGCGGTTGTCCGCCACGCTGAACACCGCCGAGGGCCGGATCGAACTCGGCTGA
- a CDS encoding BCCT family transporter, with translation MSITQSGRETPRGSVPEDPEDLLMNKGPGGIHPGVFWPSLAVLGLACVFAIGFPDATGEALGSIQKNVVGTFGWYYVLAVVTFVGFALWMGLSRFGDIKLGKEDEEPEFGVLSWFAMLFAAGMGIGLVFWGAAEPLTFFATDVKPGMTGEGPELAQKAMAQVFLHWGFHAWAIYVVVGLGLAYAIHRRGRPASIRWALEPILGDRVRGWLGDVIDTIAVVGTVAGIATSLGLGVQQISTGLVHLGIFDEVSDTLLVGAIIIITIMATASVVSGVGRGIQWLSNINLILAALFLIAILALGPTLFLLREWIQNIGVYFQNVLPLTFSTNAFSGEAGQIWQGAWTTFYWGWWISWAPFVGVFIARISRGRTVRQFVAGVLLVPTSVTFLWFSVLGGAAFYRQIFGEADLVGTDDEGNPVLVAEQVLFDLLEGLPASALLSGIAIVLVTIFFITSSDSGSLVVDMLASGGDPEPPTWSRILWAGIEGLVAIGLLLAGGLTALQTGAILTALPFSVIMLAMCAATYRALSAEHAAMRRAARRQAAAEMAREVGSDVTEQLTDHFDEHFGDPVEAKVEEHVPRVLSQIAADKGGPGVFPGESRPPE, from the coding sequence GTGTCGATCACCCAATCTGGCCGCGAGACCCCCCGCGGGTCTGTGCCCGAAGATCCCGAAGACCTCCTGATGAACAAGGGGCCAGGGGGTATCCACCCTGGCGTCTTCTGGCCCTCGCTCGCGGTGCTCGGCCTCGCCTGTGTGTTCGCGATCGGGTTTCCTGATGCGACCGGCGAGGCGCTGGGCTCGATCCAGAAGAACGTGGTCGGGACCTTCGGCTGGTACTACGTGCTCGCCGTGGTCACCTTCGTCGGGTTCGCCCTGTGGATGGGGCTGAGCCGCTTCGGCGACATCAAGTTGGGCAAGGAGGACGAGGAACCTGAGTTCGGAGTCCTCTCCTGGTTTGCGATGTTGTTCGCAGCGGGCATGGGAATCGGGCTGGTCTTCTGGGGCGCCGCCGAGCCACTGACGTTCTTCGCCACCGACGTGAAACCGGGCATGACCGGTGAAGGACCTGAACTGGCCCAGAAGGCGATGGCACAGGTGTTCCTGCACTGGGGCTTCCACGCCTGGGCGATCTACGTGGTGGTCGGTCTGGGCCTCGCCTATGCTATCCACCGCAGGGGCCGGCCGGCCTCCATCCGCTGGGCGCTCGAACCGATTCTGGGCGATCGCGTCCGAGGTTGGTTAGGCGATGTCATCGACACGATCGCGGTCGTCGGCACGGTTGCCGGCATTGCGACCTCACTCGGGCTCGGCGTGCAGCAGATCTCTACCGGCCTCGTGCACCTGGGCATCTTCGACGAGGTCAGCGACACCTTGCTGGTGGGCGCGATCATCATCATCACGATCATGGCCACGGCGTCCGTGGTCAGTGGCGTCGGCCGCGGCATCCAGTGGTTGTCGAACATCAACCTGATCCTTGCGGCCCTGTTCCTGATCGCCATCCTCGCCCTTGGACCCACCCTCTTTCTGCTTCGCGAGTGGATCCAGAACATCGGTGTGTACTTCCAGAACGTCCTCCCTCTGACGTTCAGTACCAACGCCTTCAGCGGGGAGGCCGGGCAGATCTGGCAGGGTGCCTGGACCACGTTCTACTGGGGTTGGTGGATCTCCTGGGCGCCCTTCGTCGGGGTGTTCATCGCCCGTATCTCCCGCGGACGGACGGTCCGTCAGTTTGTGGCAGGAGTGCTCCTGGTCCCGACGTCGGTGACCTTCCTGTGGTTCTCGGTGCTCGGGGGAGCCGCGTTCTACCGGCAGATCTTCGGTGAGGCCGACCTGGTCGGGACCGACGACGAGGGGAATCCCGTGTTGGTGGCCGAACAGGTGCTGTTCGACCTGCTCGAGGGGCTGCCCGCCTCTGCGCTGCTGTCCGGCATCGCCATCGTGTTGGTCACCATCTTCTTCATCACCTCCTCCGACTCCGGATCCCTGGTGGTGGACATGCTCGCCTCCGGCGGTGATCCCGAGCCCCCGACCTGGAGCAGGATCCTGTGGGCGGGAATCGAGGGGCTGGTCGCGATCGGCCTCCTGCTCGCCGGCGGCCTGACCGCGCTGCAGACCGGAGCGATCCTCACGGCTCTGCCGTTCAGCGTGATCATGCTGGCGATGTGCGCGGCCACCTATCGGGCTCTCAGCGCCGAGCACGCTGCCATGCGGCGTGCCGCCAGGAGACAGGCGGCGGCCGAGATGGCCAGGGAGGTGGGATCGGACGTCACGGAACAACTCACGGACCACTTCGACGAGCACTTCGGCGACCCGGTCGAGGCCAAGGTGGAGGAGCACGTCCCGAGGGTGCTGTCCCAGATCGCCGCCGACAAGGGTGGGCCGGGCGTGTTCCCGGGGGAGTCGCGTCCCCCGGAGTGA
- the hutU gene encoding urocanate hydratase — protein MEGARPVRAPRGTTLTARSWATEAPLRMLMNNLDPEVAERPDDLVVYGGTGRAARDWKSFDAMVRTLTTLREDETMLVQSGRPVGVFQTHEWAPRVLIANSNLVPDWATWPEFRRLEQLGLTMYGQMTAGSWIYIGTQGILQGTYETFAAIAAKKFHDTLAGTLTLTGGCGGMGGAQPLAVTLNGGVCLIVDVDESRLRRRVKSRYLDEVADSLDAGVARALAAKEAREAVSIGVVGNAAEVFPELLRRGAPIDIVTDQTSAHDPLSYLPEGVALQDWHDLAEKKPEEFTDRAQASMAKHVEAMVGFLDGGAEVFDYGNSIRDEARKGGFERAFEFPGFVPAYIRPLFCEGKGPFRWAALSGSERDIYATDQAVMDLFPDNDHLQKWLRGARDKVAFEGLPARICWLGYGERDKAGVKFNDMVAAGAVEAPIVIGRDHLDCGSVASPYRETESMADGSDAIADWPLLNALVNTSSGASWVSLHHGGGVGIGRSMHAGQVSLADGTDLARQKLERVLTNDPGMGVIRHVDAGYAEAEEVAQERSVRVPMRED, from the coding sequence ATGGAAGGCGCCCGCCCCGTCCGCGCACCCCGCGGCACCACCCTGACCGCGCGCAGCTGGGCCACCGAGGCCCCGCTCCGGATGCTGATGAACAACCTGGACCCCGAGGTGGCCGAGCGGCCCGACGACCTGGTGGTCTACGGCGGCACCGGCCGCGCCGCGCGGGACTGGAAGTCCTTCGACGCCATGGTCCGCACACTGACCACGCTGCGCGAGGACGAGACGATGCTGGTCCAGTCCGGGCGCCCGGTCGGGGTCTTCCAGACCCACGAGTGGGCGCCGCGGGTGCTCATCGCCAACTCCAACCTGGTGCCGGACTGGGCCACCTGGCCGGAGTTCCGGCGCCTGGAGCAGCTCGGGTTGACCATGTACGGCCAGATGACGGCCGGCTCGTGGATCTACATCGGGACGCAGGGCATCCTGCAGGGCACCTACGAGACGTTCGCCGCCATCGCGGCCAAGAAGTTCCACGACACCCTCGCCGGGACGCTGACCCTGACCGGCGGGTGCGGTGGCATGGGCGGTGCCCAGCCGCTGGCGGTCACCCTCAACGGCGGCGTGTGCCTGATCGTCGACGTCGACGAGTCCCGGCTGCGCCGCCGGGTCAAGAGCCGCTACCTGGACGAGGTCGCGGACTCCCTCGACGCGGGCGTCGCGCGCGCCCTGGCCGCCAAGGAGGCGCGGGAGGCGGTCTCGATCGGTGTCGTCGGCAACGCCGCGGAGGTCTTCCCCGAGCTGCTGCGCCGCGGGGCGCCGATCGACATCGTCACCGACCAGACCTCGGCCCACGACCCCCTGTCCTACCTGCCCGAGGGGGTCGCGCTGCAGGACTGGCACGACCTCGCCGAGAAGAAGCCGGAGGAGTTCACCGACCGGGCTCAGGCGTCGATGGCCAAGCACGTCGAGGCGATGGTCGGCTTCCTGGACGGCGGCGCCGAGGTCTTCGACTACGGCAACAGCATCCGCGACGAGGCGCGCAAGGGCGGGTTCGAGCGGGCCTTCGAGTTCCCCGGCTTCGTGCCGGCCTACATCCGGCCGCTGTTCTGCGAGGGCAAGGGCCCGTTCCGGTGGGCCGCCCTGTCCGGCTCGGAGCGGGACATCTACGCCACCGACCAGGCCGTGATGGACCTGTTCCCGGACAACGACCACCTGCAGAAGTGGCTGCGCGGAGCCCGCGACAAGGTCGCCTTCGAGGGGCTGCCGGCGCGGATCTGCTGGCTGGGCTACGGCGAGCGGGACAAGGCCGGGGTGAAGTTCAACGACATGGTCGCCGCCGGTGCGGTCGAGGCGCCCATCGTGATCGGCCGCGACCACCTGGACTGCGGGTCGGTCGCCAGCCCCTACCGGGAGACCGAGTCGATGGCCGACGGCTCCGACGCGATCGCCGACTGGCCGCTGCTCAACGCCCTGGTCAACACCTCCTCCGGCGCCTCCTGGGTGTCCCTGCACCACGGCGGTGGTGTCGGCATCGGCCGCTCGATGCACGCGGGTCAGGTGTCGCTGGCCGACGGGACCGACCTGGCCCGGCAGAAGCTGGAGCGGGTGCTCACCAATGACCCGGGCATGGGCGTGATCCGGCACGTGGACGCCGGGTATGCCGAGGCGGAGGAGGTCGCGCAGGAGCGGTCCGTGCGGGTCCCGATGCGGGAGGACTGA